Proteins encoded in a region of the Azospirillum sp. TSH58 genome:
- the brxE gene encoding BREX-6 system BrxE protein: MNEVVLPNSVLDAVLASQITVAWAGEGSGDVSRLGWWSCGLTDRDGGGDFFERSTPATAQWAQLDAVRRAAMIVDQRIRRTHMAAHDHVRTIYHLGYAVDEALNERLRILKQTGEEPRAVLTFPVNLDEEFDQGAFDRFVDSLGDVPKPKITPVGRELPGRPPDALEVMMRHLVGALRPLPGEYPMPFYRVAA; the protein is encoded by the coding sequence ATGAATGAAGTTGTGCTACCCAACAGCGTGCTGGATGCAGTGTTGGCATCGCAGATCACCGTTGCTTGGGCTGGGGAAGGAAGCGGTGACGTGTCCCGCCTCGGGTGGTGGAGTTGCGGGTTAACGGACCGGGACGGCGGTGGCGACTTTTTCGAGCGCTCAACGCCGGCAACGGCCCAATGGGCCCAACTCGACGCTGTTCGCCGCGCCGCGATGATCGTCGATCAGCGCATCCGTCGCACCCATATGGCCGCCCACGACCACGTCCGGACAATTTATCATTTGGGCTACGCCGTAGACGAAGCGCTGAATGAGCGGCTGCGGATCTTGAAGCAGACCGGTGAAGAGCCGCGCGCAGTGCTCACCTTTCCAGTCAATCTCGACGAAGAATTTGATCAAGGAGCATTTGATCGCTTCGTAGATTCCCTGGGCGATGTGCCGAAGCCGAAGATCACACCGGTTGGACGGGAACTGCCGGGTCGGCCGCCAGATGCGCTTGAGGTGATGATGCGGCATCTGGTTGGCGCCCTGCGCCCGTTGCCGGGTGAGTATCCCATGCCCTTCTACCGGGTCGCGGCATGA
- a CDS encoding MBL fold metallo-hydrolase — MPHDFDSLFALPVKGDAFLYRAKGKVLLVDGGEEPDRLAASLNILTPEVTHIDVVVCTHADEDHAKGLCNLLRKNEPRNVTEWGGTVGEFWLPGRWTDVVPEVLKDPKGFVDLLVAELDRIAAHGGGHPDWSDDGSPADEADDRLDDPVSAWFAHVSGAREGHKDGGAADNRAEGLPEEEDNRQREATSDGSDRELSWDPPIHPKWWNKLRDEVGDILSRDKVAGRAFKSARERVVSRVKKGKISASLGRLWVGFIDTLEIIRNIAKQALEFDVPVRWFDFDEYEKSRKPRGGIHGLLQPINAVELDCPPAPVGLRSYMLHLSKKNRQSLVFYAPGNALTCGVLFCADSPLAVGRGHRNSFFATLGWKPLERIIATAPHHGSHSNDGAYSRVNAWATVALWVRSGGKSRHPEPDAVFRSLSSNIRACTNCPHQPHPLRGECILLNFPQMRMAIHPGSLVFHYRSGDTCSC; from the coding sequence ATGCCTCACGACTTCGATTCTTTGTTTGCACTTCCCGTCAAGGGCGATGCATTCCTTTACCGCGCTAAGGGCAAAGTTTTATTGGTTGACGGCGGTGAGGAGCCGGACCGGCTTGCCGCATCCTTAAACATTTTGACTCCTGAGGTAACCCACATCGACGTCGTCGTGTGCACCCATGCCGACGAGGACCACGCGAAGGGGCTGTGCAATCTCCTGAGGAAGAACGAGCCGCGCAACGTAACTGAGTGGGGAGGCACAGTAGGAGAGTTCTGGCTGCCCGGACGCTGGACGGACGTCGTACCGGAAGTTTTGAAGGATCCTAAAGGCTTCGTTGACCTGCTCGTCGCTGAATTGGACCGCATTGCTGCCCATGGTGGAGGACATCCGGACTGGTCAGACGACGGGTCGCCCGCGGATGAGGCGGACGACCGTCTGGACGATCCTGTCAGCGCGTGGTTCGCCCACGTCTCAGGAGCCCGTGAGGGCCATAAAGACGGCGGCGCGGCCGATAATCGCGCCGAAGGGCTGCCGGAGGAGGAAGATAACCGTCAGCGTGAAGCCACATCGGATGGGTCTGATCGTGAGTTATCCTGGGATCCTCCTATTCACCCAAAGTGGTGGAACAAACTCCGCGATGAGGTTGGGGATATCCTGTCCCGCGATAAGGTTGCGGGGAGGGCTTTCAAATCGGCGCGAGAGCGCGTGGTCAGTCGAGTCAAGAAGGGGAAGATTTCGGCTTCGCTTGGGCGGTTATGGGTCGGTTTCATCGACACGCTGGAGATCATTCGGAACATCGCCAAGCAGGCGCTGGAGTTCGATGTCCCAGTTCGCTGGTTCGATTTCGACGAATACGAGAAAAGCAGGAAGCCACGTGGCGGCATTCATGGCCTGCTGCAGCCAATCAACGCCGTTGAACTGGATTGCCCACCGGCCCCTGTAGGGCTCCGGTCATACATGTTGCACCTGTCGAAAAAAAACCGCCAAAGCTTGGTGTTCTATGCACCGGGCAACGCGCTCACCTGCGGAGTGTTGTTCTGCGCCGACTCGCCGCTTGCGGTCGGGCGAGGGCATCGGAACTCCTTCTTTGCGACGCTGGGATGGAAGCCATTGGAGAGAATCATTGCGACCGCTCCACACCATGGCTCCCATTCGAACGACGGCGCGTACTCGAGGGTCAACGCGTGGGCGACCGTTGCACTTTGGGTTCGCAGCGGCGGGAAGAGCAGACACCCTGAGCCCGACGCTGTATTCCGTTCCCTTTCCTCCAACATCCGGGCCTGTACCAACTGTCCTCATCAGCCACACCCGCTGAGGGGAGAGTGCATACTTCTGAACTTCCCTCAAATGCGCATGGCTATTCATCCCGGCAGCTTGGTTTTCCACTACCGGTCTGGAGACACATGCTCCTGCTGA
- a CDS encoding BrxA family protein: MTVWDGASAADKPATEAVRYHNRIQKLALGIEESRAYWRHVLPGEAPAAQSERAFEERWFGAKSLARIRVLMADLRARYAAFPTALEVLKAWPEMEPETRRLVCHWHLQLADPLYRRFSGGWLVDRRLLPGATIGFQPVLQWVLDTNPKDWSPSTCRQVAGKLLSAVSEAGLVTPPPDPRRIPVPRIPDKALGYILHLLRELQFEGTPFENPYLGSVGLSGVLLEQRLSVGQWGKVHRMGGLTQIEWKYSSLRAWAEAEL; encoded by the coding sequence ATGACCGTGTGGGACGGCGCCTCGGCGGCGGACAAGCCCGCCACCGAGGCGGTGCGGTATCATAACCGTATTCAGAAGCTTGCGCTTGGCATCGAGGAGAGCCGTGCGTACTGGCGCCATGTGCTGCCCGGTGAGGCGCCGGCGGCGCAGAGCGAGCGCGCGTTCGAAGAGCGCTGGTTCGGGGCCAAGTCATTGGCACGGATCCGCGTGCTGATGGCCGATCTTCGGGCCCGCTATGCCGCTTTCCCGACGGCCCTGGAGGTTCTGAAGGCATGGCCTGAGATGGAACCGGAAACCCGCCGGCTCGTCTGCCATTGGCACTTGCAGCTTGCGGATCCGCTCTACCGCCGGTTCTCCGGAGGCTGGCTCGTCGACCGGCGCCTTCTCCCGGGCGCCACCATTGGCTTCCAGCCGGTGCTGCAGTGGGTTCTTGACACGAATCCCAAGGATTGGAGTCCCTCCACCTGCCGGCAAGTGGCGGGCAAGCTGCTTTCCGCAGTGTCCGAGGCCGGCTTGGTCACACCTCCACCGGATCCCCGGCGCATTCCGGTGCCGCGGATTCCTGACAAGGCCCTCGGCTACATCCTGCATCTGCTCCGTGAGTTACAGTTCGAAGGTACCCCTTTTGAGAATCCGTACCTTGGCTCGGTAGGGTTGTCTGGTGTACTGCTTGAACAGCGTCTCAGCGTAGGGCAATGGGGTAAGGTGCACCGGATGGGTGGTCTCACTCAGATCGAATGGAAGTATTCATCGTTGCGGGCCTGGGCGGAGGCCGAACTGTGA
- the brxC gene encoding BREX system P-loop protein BrxC: MLIKELFTNDVTRDIPPVVYFHEQAPESLAAEVGEYIVTGGYPETDPRHRRVPDGIHEQFVRLLRNLCKELRRPGGPELPASWISGFYGSGKSSFAKLLGLALDGGALPDGRPLADALLARDTSPLREELVAAWEDLRSRIDPIAVVFDIGAVARDGEHIHAAVVRQVQERLGYCPRSVLVAETELKLEADGRWEAFLEAAAATLGGSWDDFKGKAMAEDHFSAAMHRLDPQTYTDPMSWADSHAGRTATRGLSVDEATRAIDAMLRRRATGKTLFLVVDEVSQYVHQDEDRMLKLQSFVSALGQRLKGSVWLLATGQQKLDDDAGATLAKLKDRFPPSLRVHLSAANIRDVVHRRLLEKRSDKAGELRSQFQRHRADLKLHAYGCADVTEEDFVEVYPLLPGHVDLLMRITTAMRVHSTRMQGDTHAIRGLLQMLGELFRTQNLAERPLGALVTLDAVYDIQYTSLDASLQQTLAQVHNLDLVASNPLAGRIVKAVALLEQIQDQLPTTAELVAQCLYAEIGQGSQVRPVQDMLQALKDANCLSYTEQYGYKLQSSAGQEWMKERDDPHIPDEVVHEVVREKLGVLMGRPDRPRWKGRPFPWALFFTDRFRPDVRLTSGREDTTFAVDFRFLTDQSQRRSDEWVRQSDQQHLRDRLVWLVGGDLSELRNTVRDLVRSRRMLETYEPRREALNRERLRLLIEEQTRRDGLEGQVDRAAARAFLDGRLYFRGRELKPSDFGNGFDSAIVKAAERFLPELYTYFTELSVGDREWPQLLERDLGGASRKFYEEGLGILALDAGKTVPACSGTIPMRILQHIEENNGASGSTIIQHFGRPPYGYPVDVVRACLIGLLRAGKIRIRPEGGGTHVTSCNDPGVKELFAGDRNLRQAEYYPGREGDITQRDLNAIGKFFDSALGVEVDRDRDAIADAAFKHFPNKRAELREVEARYERLPGRPELPPALTALTRALEDSVVDRHVEAIVKAVKANLDRLRDGLELLGIVRSELTDEAVEAVRALAEVRDVQLAQLRTAPDGMDDGTEAAGKALEAQLAQDRPWRERAGAEAAAGTVRDRYRKVRRAILARQETEAEAARERIKARDGFAKLSPDASHRVLRPIAEALFATSEDAVQPALFDMAAQFPDRLRRKAEDADARLDEELEKILAKPVKPVRLKVQGRELETRDQLKTFLREIEDELGPLVDQGVRVRVM, from the coding sequence ATGCTCATCAAGGAGCTGTTCACCAACGACGTGACCCGGGATATCCCGCCGGTCGTCTACTTCCACGAACAGGCGCCGGAAAGCTTGGCTGCCGAGGTCGGGGAGTACATCGTCACCGGCGGCTATCCGGAGACAGACCCCCGGCATCGCCGCGTGCCCGACGGCATCCACGAGCAGTTCGTCCGTCTGCTCCGGAACCTGTGCAAGGAACTGCGCAGGCCCGGAGGGCCGGAGCTGCCGGCGTCGTGGATCTCCGGATTCTACGGCTCCGGTAAGTCGAGCTTCGCCAAGCTGCTGGGATTGGCGCTCGACGGCGGCGCGCTGCCGGACGGCCGCCCCCTGGCCGACGCCTTGCTCGCCCGTGACACGTCGCCCCTGCGCGAAGAGCTAGTCGCGGCGTGGGAGGATCTGCGCAGCCGGATCGACCCCATCGCCGTGGTCTTCGACATCGGCGCCGTCGCCCGCGACGGCGAGCACATCCACGCCGCCGTGGTGCGCCAGGTGCAGGAGCGCCTGGGCTATTGTCCGCGAAGCGTGCTGGTGGCCGAGACCGAGCTGAAGCTGGAGGCCGACGGTCGCTGGGAGGCATTCCTGGAGGCGGCTGCGGCGACGCTGGGCGGGTCTTGGGACGACTTCAAGGGCAAAGCCATGGCGGAGGATCACTTCTCGGCCGCCATGCACCGCCTGGACCCGCAGACCTATACCGACCCGATGAGCTGGGCCGATTCGCACGCCGGCCGCACCGCCACCCGCGGTCTGTCGGTGGACGAGGCGACCCGCGCCATCGACGCCATGCTGCGACGGCGTGCGACTGGCAAGACGCTCTTCCTGGTCGTCGACGAGGTGAGCCAGTACGTCCACCAGGACGAGGACCGCATGCTGAAGCTGCAGTCCTTCGTCTCGGCCCTCGGCCAGCGCCTGAAGGGCAGCGTCTGGCTGCTCGCCACCGGCCAGCAGAAGCTGGATGACGATGCCGGTGCCACCCTGGCGAAGCTGAAGGACCGCTTCCCGCCCTCCCTTCGCGTCCATCTCAGCGCCGCCAACATCCGCGACGTCGTGCACCGCCGCCTGCTAGAGAAGAGGTCGGACAAGGCCGGTGAGCTGCGCAGCCAGTTCCAACGACACCGCGCCGATCTGAAGCTGCACGCCTACGGCTGCGCCGACGTGACGGAGGAGGACTTCGTCGAGGTCTATCCGCTGCTGCCCGGCCACGTCGATCTGCTGATGCGGATCACCACGGCGATGCGCGTCCACTCCACCCGCATGCAGGGCGACACCCACGCCATCCGCGGCCTGCTCCAGATGCTGGGCGAGCTGTTCCGCACGCAGAATTTGGCGGAGAGGCCGCTGGGCGCGCTGGTGACGCTCGATGCGGTCTACGACATCCAGTACACGTCGCTCGATGCCAGTCTGCAGCAGACGCTGGCACAGGTGCACAACCTCGATCTTGTCGCCTCCAATCCGCTGGCCGGGCGCATTGTCAAGGCCGTTGCCCTGCTGGAACAGATCCAGGATCAGCTGCCGACCACCGCCGAACTGGTGGCTCAGTGCCTGTACGCCGAGATCGGCCAGGGCAGCCAGGTCCGCCCCGTCCAGGACATGTTGCAGGCGCTGAAGGATGCCAACTGCCTCTCCTACACCGAGCAATACGGCTACAAGCTACAGAGTTCCGCCGGCCAGGAGTGGATGAAGGAACGCGATGATCCGCATATCCCTGACGAGGTGGTGCACGAGGTCGTGCGCGAGAAGCTGGGCGTCCTCATGGGCCGGCCGGACCGGCCGCGCTGGAAGGGGCGCCCCTTCCCCTGGGCGCTGTTCTTCACCGACCGCTTCCGTCCGGACGTGCGACTGACATCAGGGCGCGAAGACACCACGTTTGCCGTCGATTTCCGCTTCCTTACCGACCAGAGCCAGCGCCGGTCCGACGAATGGGTGCGGCAAAGCGACCAACAGCACCTGCGCGATCGCCTGGTCTGGCTTGTCGGCGGCGACCTCAGCGAGTTGCGGAATACCGTACGCGATCTGGTGCGGTCACGCCGCATGCTGGAGACCTACGAACCGCGGCGCGAGGCGCTGAACCGCGAGCGCCTGCGCCTGCTGATCGAGGAGCAGACGCGCCGCGACGGGCTGGAGGGACAGGTTGACCGGGCAGCGGCCCGCGCCTTCCTCGATGGCCGCCTGTATTTCCGCGGGCGCGAGCTGAAGCCGTCGGATTTCGGCAACGGCTTCGACAGCGCCATCGTCAAGGCCGCCGAGCGATTCCTGCCGGAGCTGTACACCTACTTCACCGAACTGTCGGTCGGTGATCGCGAATGGCCGCAGCTGCTGGAACGCGACCTCGGCGGCGCCTCCCGCAAGTTCTACGAGGAGGGGCTGGGCATCCTGGCGCTCGACGCCGGCAAGACCGTGCCGGCCTGCAGTGGCACCATTCCCATGCGCATCCTCCAGCACATCGAGGAAAACAACGGCGCCTCGGGCAGCACCATCATCCAGCATTTCGGCCGCCCGCCCTACGGCTATCCCGTGGACGTGGTCCGCGCCTGCCTGATCGGCCTGCTGCGTGCTGGTAAGATCCGCATCCGGCCGGAGGGCGGCGGCACCCATGTCACCTCCTGCAACGACCCCGGCGTGAAGGAGCTGTTCGCCGGCGACCGTAACCTGCGGCAGGCGGAATACTATCCGGGGCGCGAGGGCGACATCACCCAGCGCGACCTCAACGCCATCGGCAAGTTCTTCGACAGCGCGCTGGGCGTGGAGGTGGACCGCGACCGCGACGCCATCGCCGACGCCGCCTTCAAGCATTTCCCCAACAAGCGCGCCGAGCTGCGCGAGGTGGAGGCACGGTACGAACGCCTGCCCGGCCGTCCCGAGCTGCCCCCGGCGCTGACCGCCCTGACCAGGGCGCTGGAGGATTCCGTCGTCGACCGCCACGTCGAGGCCATCGTCAAGGCGGTGAAGGCCAATCTGGACCGTCTGCGCGACGGGCTGGAGCTGCTGGGCATCGTCCGCTCCGAACTGACCGACGAGGCGGTGGAGGCGGTGCGCGCCCTTGCCGAAGTGCGTGACGTGCAACTCGCCCAACTCCGTACCGCGCCGGATGGCATGGACGACGGGACCGAGGCCGCCGGCAAGGCCCTGGAAGCGCAGCTGGCCCAGGATCGCCCCTGGCGCGAGCGGGCGGGTGCCGAGGCCGCCGCCGGCACCGTGCGCGACCGCTACCGCAAAGTCCGCCGTGCCATCCTCGCCCGCCAGGAGACGGAGGCGGAGGCGGCACGCGAGCGCATCAAGGCGCGCGACGGCTTCGCCAAGCTGTCGCCCGATGCGTCGCATCGCGTGCTGCGCCCGATCGCCGAGGCGCTGTTCGCCACCAGCGAGGACGCCGTTCAGCCGGCCCTTTTCGACATGGCCGCCCAGTTCCCCGACCGCCTGCGGCGCAAAGCGGAGGACGCCGACGCCCGCCTGGACGAGGAGCTGGAGAAGATCCTCGCCAAGCCGGTCAAGCCCGTGCGCCTGAAGGTGCAGGGCCGCGAGCTGGAAACCCGCGACCAGCTCAAGACCTTCCTGCGGGAAATCGAAGACGAACTCGGCCCCCTGGTGGATCAGGGTGTACGGGTTCGGGTGATGTGA
- a CDS encoding BREX protein BrxB domain-containing protein, with protein sequence MSGSLFERTPLDVALEALERDLKAEGGPAISAMRNYRFAILAYRPGDELRLRSGIRRLSESLVSDGWDVLSISMQALYLERLRSLGEDALASIAARERRTWAKSPERALNYLAEQISPVVEGEGGIASEVIARIERFAADKTLDPDRTVVFIGRAGALYPFFRTSSLLKHIDGKTFDLPVVLLYPGVKDNNALSFMGRLAADRDYRPRIYP encoded by the coding sequence GTGAGTGGGTCGCTGTTCGAGCGCACACCGCTGGATGTCGCCCTGGAAGCGCTGGAGCGCGATCTCAAGGCAGAGGGCGGGCCGGCGATTAGCGCCATGCGCAACTATAGATTTGCCATTCTGGCTTATCGACCGGGCGATGAGCTGCGCCTGCGCTCCGGCATCAGGCGGCTGAGCGAGAGCCTCGTTTCGGACGGATGGGACGTTTTGTCCATCTCGATGCAGGCGCTGTATCTGGAACGGCTCCGGTCACTTGGCGAGGACGCGCTCGCCAGCATCGCGGCGCGGGAACGTCGGACCTGGGCGAAAAGTCCGGAGCGGGCGTTGAACTACCTCGCCGAACAGATTTCTCCGGTCGTCGAGGGCGAAGGCGGCATCGCTTCCGAGGTGATTGCCCGTATCGAGCGCTTTGCCGCCGACAAGACGCTGGATCCGGACCGCACCGTGGTGTTCATCGGCCGCGCGGGCGCCCTCTACCCGTTCTTCCGCACCTCGTCGCTGCTCAAGCACATCGACGGCAAGACCTTCGACCTGCCCGTGGTGCTGCTCTATCCCGGCGTGAAGGACAACAACGCCCTGTCCTTCATGGGACGTCTCGCCGCCGACCGTGACTACCGGCCACGCATCTATCCCTGA
- the pglX gene encoding BREX-6 system adenine-specific DNA-methyltransferase PglX, which produces MPLTPDAKSKLSATIRGLRAYLLQALEDNAAAVYRLAVPADKAGLGEAEAVRRGRLEAWLDERARASGAKTRAELDKARPRFLGDAVKEAAATLLNRLVLLRLMEAMGLRKARIVTGGWNSRGYREFREYAGPLLEDGSEGYATLLDLVFDDLAVDLPGLYGRVGLTDLIPVPVAALRRVVEELDKPELDSAWTDDTTLGWIYQYWNDPERERLDAKIKDGGKIELHEIASKTQMFTERYMVEWLLQNSLGVTWLAMCRKQGWTPDAERIFPALEARRAEWREKRARGEVPLDALMPIDGELEEHWKYYVAQEIPEDAVTAAPESLRALKLLDPACGSGHFLVIACDLLFALYREEARHRGEAWTDADIVGWIVGNNLHGIDIDPRAVQIAAAALYLKARTLCRDARPRTLNLVAPAFNLAGLPDDDPALRRLIDELHVDTGLPEHLTLGLVRALAGADHLGTLLKVEDAVKEALLAHQLATGDREPTLDAWADGQVKDLAAFPPEDVILKRLESFLAKHTAAADLGLRLDGEQLAAGVRFVRMVKPRMYHVVVANPPYQGTGKLQSANYLKRNYRFGASDLFAAFMLRSLELANSSASVAMVLLQNWMFSSSYRKLRIDLLRHHRIGVVADIYKGAFSSVKLVPIALNVLRKGRSEKWSGRFVRQLPRKTVVRDDEQPVRNAASLVYPELVRAIKQSAFSAIPGIPMVYGWTDKFIQNYKALRKISSVAPAKKGIDTGNNARFSRFPWEVASTNWSIGERCETPNRAFWVPFIQGGKGRCWYEPLINVVAWECRGLAIRVAAETTTGATIRSLEYSFRRGIAFTSIGVDFLARIHRFGGIIGNMGASVYGNDLPNLVCTLNTQSARSVLEALNPGHHFEAGDVNRLPIFPVESADEIYARLDEAFTAHEAARENSVEFKRPGRSAWNWAQDWAQRAVDRAAGEPLPPWQPDYEEVKPVDHVSFAVGVALGRFGANGEGILDAAPADALPHGILFLAPPPAADSLTDPATAGLRAAWKEHGGAVKPAAELRDWLRADFFKHHKALYENRPIWLPLSSAKKSFVAWVSIHRWADDTLDVLRADHLIPARTALQGELADIQAARARAEGKARAAAEKRYDELRKWLDELDAFIAAVEQLAEHGAPPVDGCRTRAADARFRMDLDDGVMVNAAALWPLLAPQWKDPAGWWKELSEAKGKKNYDWSHLAARYWPARVDEACRKDPSLAVAHGHFWKYHPARAYAWELRLQDELRPDFTIEEAQADAARERFLTEEPGLAAEIREKERKRRERKGRKDAVDDDAVPVFSDGYGGPKAT; this is translated from the coding sequence ATGCCCCTGACCCCCGACGCGAAGTCCAAGCTCTCCGCGACAATTCGTGGCCTGCGCGCCTATCTGTTGCAGGCGCTGGAGGACAACGCCGCTGCCGTCTACCGGCTTGCCGTGCCCGCCGACAAGGCGGGGCTGGGCGAGGCGGAGGCGGTGCGGCGGGGGCGGCTGGAGGCGTGGCTGGACGAACGCGCGCGCGCCAGCGGGGCGAAGACCCGCGCAGAGCTGGATAAGGCGCGTCCGCGCTTCCTCGGCGACGCGGTGAAGGAGGCGGCGGCGACGCTGCTCAACCGGCTGGTGCTGCTGCGCCTGATGGAGGCGATGGGGCTGCGCAAGGCGCGCATCGTTACCGGCGGGTGGAACAGCCGTGGCTACCGCGAGTTCCGCGAATATGCCGGCCCGCTGCTGGAGGACGGCAGCGAGGGCTACGCCACGCTGCTCGACCTTGTGTTCGACGACCTCGCGGTCGATCTGCCGGGCCTCTATGGCCGCGTCGGGCTGACCGATCTGATCCCCGTTCCGGTGGCCGCCCTGCGCCGGGTGGTGGAGGAACTCGACAAGCCGGAGCTGGACAGCGCCTGGACCGACGACACTACGCTGGGTTGGATCTACCAGTACTGGAACGACCCGGAGCGCGAGCGGCTCGACGCCAAGATCAAGGACGGCGGCAAGATCGAGCTGCACGAGATCGCTTCCAAGACCCAGATGTTCACCGAGCGCTACATGGTCGAGTGGCTGCTCCAGAACTCGCTGGGCGTCACCTGGCTGGCGATGTGCCGGAAGCAGGGATGGACGCCCGACGCCGAGCGCATCTTTCCGGCGCTGGAGGCGCGCCGGGCCGAGTGGCGGGAGAAGCGCGCACGGGGCGAGGTGCCGCTCGACGCCCTCATGCCCATCGATGGCGAACTGGAGGAGCACTGGAAATACTACGTCGCCCAGGAGATCCCGGAGGATGCGGTGACGGCCGCGCCGGAGTCCCTGCGCGCGCTGAAGCTGCTCGACCCCGCCTGCGGCTCCGGCCATTTCCTGGTCATCGCCTGCGACCTGCTGTTCGCGCTCTACCGGGAGGAGGCGCGCCACCGTGGCGAGGCGTGGACCGACGCCGACATCGTCGGCTGGATTGTCGGAAACAACCTGCACGGCATCGACATCGACCCGCGTGCCGTGCAGATCGCCGCCGCCGCACTGTATCTGAAGGCGCGAACCCTGTGCCGCGACGCCCGCCCGCGCACCCTCAACCTCGTCGCCCCCGCCTTCAACCTCGCCGGCCTGCCCGACGACGACCCGGCGCTGCGCCGCCTGATCGACGAGCTTCACGTCGACACCGGCCTGCCGGAACACCTGACCCTGGGCCTCGTCCGTGCCCTGGCCGGCGCCGACCATCTGGGCACGCTGCTGAAGGTGGAGGACGCGGTGAAGGAGGCGTTGCTCGCCCACCAGCTCGCCACCGGCGACCGCGAACCGACGCTGGACGCTTGGGCCGACGGGCAGGTCAAGGACCTGGCCGCCTTCCCGCCGGAAGACGTGATCCTAAAGCGGCTGGAGAGCTTCCTCGCCAAGCACACCGCCGCCGCTGACCTCGGCCTGCGCCTGGACGGCGAACAGCTCGCCGCCGGCGTGCGATTTGTACGCATGGTCAAACCGCGGATGTACCATGTTGTGGTGGCGAATCCGCCTTATCAAGGGACGGGGAAACTACAGTCTGCAAATTATCTGAAGCGGAATTATCGGTTTGGTGCTTCTGACTTGTTTGCTGCATTCATGTTGCGCTCTCTTGAGTTAGCAAATTCATCTGCCTCGGTGGCGATGGTTCTACTTCAAAATTGGATGTTCAGCAGCTCCTATAGAAAGCTACGCATCGATCTCTTGCGTCACCATCGTATTGGCGTAGTTGCTGACATCTACAAGGGTGCGTTTTCCAGCGTGAAACTTGTCCCCATCGCGCTTAACGTTCTAAGAAAGGGAAGAAGTGAAAAATGGTCTGGGCGGTTTGTTCGTCAGCTTCCGCGAAAAACTGTGGTTCGCGATGATGAACAGCCCGTTCGTAATGCCGCATCACTAGTTTATCCTGAGTTGGTCCGAGCGATAAAACAGTCCGCTTTTTCTGCAATACCTGGCATTCCCATGGTGTATGGGTGGACCGACAAATTTATACAGAATTACAAGGCGCTTCGGAAGATTTCGTCTGTGGCTCCGGCCAAAAAGGGGATTGATACGGGAAACAATGCTCGATTCAGCCGGTTCCCATGGGAGGTGGCTTCAACGAATTGGAGTATTGGCGAGCGGTGTGAAACTCCAAATAGGGCCTTCTGGGTTCCGTTCATCCAAGGTGGAAAAGGGCGGTGCTGGTATGAGCCGCTTATCAATGTTGTAGCTTGGGAGTGTCGGGGGCTTGCCATTCGCGTAGCCGCCGAAACTACGACTGGAGCTACAATTCGGTCGTTGGAGTATAGCTTTCGGCGCGGAATAGCATTCACGTCAATTGGGGTTGATTTTCTTGCTAGAATTCATCGATTTGGCGGCATTATTGGCAACATGGGGGCCTCAGTCTACGGAAACGACTTGCCAAATTTGGTTTGCACTCTGAATACTCAGAGTGCACGTAGTGTTCTTGAAGCACTTAACCCTGGGCACCATTTCGAAGCGGGCGACGTAAACCGCCTACCCATCTTCCCCGTCGAATCCGCCGACGAGATCTACGCGCGCCTGGACGAAGCCTTCACCGCGCATGAAGCCGCCCGCGAGAACTCCGTGGAGTTCAAGCGGCCCGGCCGCTCGGCCTGGAACTGGGCGCAGGACTGGGCGCAGCGGGCGGTGGACCGCGCGGCCGGGGAGCCGCTGCCGCCGTGGCAGCCGGACTACGAGGAGGTCAAGCCGGTCGATCATGTCTCCTTCGCCGTCGGCGTGGCGCTCGGCCGCTTCGGCGCGAACGGAGAGGGGATCCTCGACGCCGCCCCGGCCGACGCGCTGCCGCACGGCATCCTGTTCCTGGCGCCGCCGCCGGCCGCGGACTCGCTGACCGATCCTGCCACGGCCGGGCTGCGCGCCGCGTGGAAGGAGCATGGCGGTGCGGTGAAGCCGGCGGCGGAACTGCGCGACTGGCTGCGCGCCGACTTCTTCAAGCACCACAAGGCGCTGTACGAGAACCGGCCGATCTGGCTGCCCTTGTCATCGGCGAAGAAGAGTTTCGTCGCCTGGGTGTCGATCCACCGCTGGGCCGACGACACGCTGGACGTGCTGCGCGCCGACCATCTGATCCCAGCGCGCACCGCGCTCCAGGGCGAGCTGGCCGACATCCAGGCCGCCCGCGCCCGTGCCGAGGGCAAGGCGCGCGCCGCCGCCGAAAAGCGCTATGACGAGCTGCGCAAGTGGCTGGACGAGCTGGACGCCTTCATCGCCGCGGTGGAGCAGCTGGCCGAGCACGGCGCCCCGCCGGTCGACGGCTGCCGCACCCGCGCCGCCGACGCCCGCTTCCGCATGGATCTGGACGACGGCGTGATGGTGAACGCCGCCGCCCTGTGGCCCCTGCTCGCCCCGCAATGGAAGGACCCCGCCGGCTGGTGGAAGGAGCTGTCGGAGGCCAAGGGCAAAAAGAACTACGACTGGTCCCACCTCGCCGCCCGCTACTGGCCCGCCCGCGTCGACGAGGCCTGCCGCAAGGATCCGTCTCTTGCGGTTGCACATGGACACTTCTGGAAGTACCATCCCGCGCGCGCCTACGCCTGGGAACTCCGCCTGCAAGACGAACTCCGCCCCGACTTCACCATCGAGGAAGCGCAAGCCGACGCGGCGCGGGAACGGTTCCTCACCGAGGAGCCGGGTTTGGCGGCAGAGATCCGGGAGAAGGAACGGAAGCGCCGGGAGAGGAAGGGGCGGAAGGACGCAGTAGACGATGATGCCGTTCCCGTATTTTCGGACGGTTACGGCGGGCCAAAAGCTACATAA